The Psychrosphaera ytuae genome includes a region encoding these proteins:
- a CDS encoding type I secretion system permease/ATPase, translating into MTVKKSFKEELDFQAQREDPLLNCLIFMAKYFAKPFSAQALTAGLPLDNGRLTPKLVSRAASRAGMDAHLSKKSLDQISDLLLPCILLLEDGRAIVLLEINKDQAKIVWPETHGGEDTISIEKLESLYVGFCFFVRKMHRFDKRSEQTLTNAEGHWFWSVMKKSFPIYRDVLVASFFINLFAIASPLFVMNVYDRVVPNLAFDTLWVLAAGMLLVLILDFALKETRSYLLELAAKKADILLSSEVFSKVINLEMASRPQSVGAFARNVQEFDSIREFITSATVAAFVDVPFAALIITIIFIVTGPMAFIPVVVILLMVAYSLYMKHKIRIEVEKGARFSMQKNAHLIETLAGTESIKINSAESQFQSRYEELVGAISEWNLGIKRYSSRVSSMTAFYTQLTSVIIIVVGVYQIMEGNISMGALIACVMLTSRALGPFSSIALLATRYNQAESAFNTLDELMSMPSERYDKFLHRPYIDGAVKFKNVAFTYPGSETSVLDNVNFVVKPKERVGIIGRIGAGKSSIEKLLLGLYQPTEGAIYLDEIDIKQINPADLRQKVGCLPQDINLFYGTIRENITLGVPHVEDELVLRAARNAGVTSFTDNHPEGLDRQVGERGAFLSGGQRQSVALARALLFNPPVLVLDEPSSNMDSYSEQNLKKNLNSLVQDKTFILITHKFSMLDLVDRIIVIEQGRVVADGPKQAVLQKLQNTGQSKGQSSGKGAS; encoded by the coding sequence ATGACAGTGAAGAAGAGTTTTAAGGAAGAGTTAGACTTTCAGGCACAGCGAGAAGATCCGCTTCTCAATTGTTTGATATTTATGGCAAAATATTTTGCCAAGCCGTTTTCTGCCCAAGCTTTAACGGCAGGGCTACCCCTTGATAACGGGCGATTGACGCCTAAATTGGTGTCTCGTGCAGCATCGAGAGCGGGGATGGATGCACACCTTTCAAAAAAATCCCTCGACCAAATTTCAGACTTATTATTACCTTGCATTTTGTTACTAGAAGATGGTCGAGCCATTGTTTTACTTGAGATAAACAAGGATCAAGCCAAAATCGTTTGGCCTGAGACACATGGTGGTGAGGATACCATCAGCATTGAAAAACTTGAGTCGCTTTATGTTGGTTTTTGTTTTTTTGTCCGCAAAATGCACCGCTTCGACAAGCGCAGCGAACAAACTCTTACCAACGCAGAAGGGCACTGGTTTTGGTCTGTGATGAAAAAATCGTTTCCGATTTATCGCGATGTGTTGGTGGCGTCCTTCTTTATCAATTTATTTGCAATTGCTTCACCACTCTTCGTCATGAACGTTTATGACAGAGTAGTACCCAACCTAGCGTTTGATACTTTGTGGGTACTTGCCGCAGGCATGTTGTTGGTATTGATACTCGATTTTGCGTTAAAAGAAACTCGTTCCTACTTATTAGAGCTGGCGGCTAAAAAAGCAGATATCCTTTTATCTTCAGAGGTATTTTCAAAAGTCATCAACCTCGAAATGGCCAGTCGGCCTCAATCTGTTGGTGCCTTTGCCCGAAACGTTCAGGAGTTTGACTCGATTCGCGAGTTTATAACGTCTGCGACCGTTGCTGCCTTCGTTGATGTTCCTTTTGCCGCGTTAATCATTACTATCATTTTTATTGTGACTGGCCCCATGGCCTTTATTCCTGTTGTAGTGATCTTGTTAATGGTGGCGTATTCACTCTACATGAAACACAAGATCAGAATTGAAGTAGAGAAAGGCGCGCGTTTTTCAATGCAAAAAAATGCGCATCTTATCGAAACCCTCGCTGGCACAGAGAGCATTAAGATCAATAGTGCAGAGAGTCAATTTCAAAGCCGTTACGAAGAGTTAGTTGGGGCAATTTCTGAATGGAACTTAGGGATAAAACGCTATAGCTCCCGAGTATCAAGCATGACGGCCTTTTATACTCAGCTTACTTCCGTGATCATCATAGTCGTTGGCGTTTATCAAATCATGGAAGGCAACATCAGTATGGGTGCCCTTATCGCATGCGTGATGCTGACCAGTCGTGCTCTAGGGCCGTTTAGTAGCATCGCTTTACTGGCAACCAGATATAACCAAGCTGAATCTGCATTTAACACTTTAGATGAGCTCATGAGTATGCCATCTGAGCGATATGATAAGTTTTTACATCGTCCGTACATAGATGGTGCGGTTAAATTTAAGAACGTGGCGTTTACCTATCCAGGTAGTGAAACCAGTGTACTCGACAATGTTAATTTTGTCGTAAAACCAAAAGAGCGGGTCGGCATTATAGGTCGAATTGGCGCCGGAAAATCTTCTATCGAAAAGCTGTTATTAGGGCTTTATCAGCCCACTGAGGGAGCCATTTACCTCGATGAAATCGACATAAAGCAGATCAACCCTGCTGACTTAAGACAAAAGGTCGGTTGCTTGCCGCAAGACATAAACTTGTTTTATGGAACCATCAGAGAAAACATCACTCTAGGCGTTCCTCACGTAGAAGATGAGCTGGTTTTAAGAGCGGCGCGCAATGCCGGAGTTACCTCATTCACGGATAATCACCCAGAAGGGTTAGATCGCCAAGTCGGTGAACGTGGTGCGTTTTTATCAGGTGGGCAGCGGCAATCTGTCGCCCTTGCTAGAGCTTTGTTGTTCAACCCTCCAGTACTGGTGTTAGACGAACCTTCGAGCAACATGGATAGTTACTCAGAGCAAAACCTCAAAAAAAATTTAAACAGTTTGGTACAGGATAAAACGTTTATTTTGATCACACACAAATTCAGTATGCTTGATTTAGTGGACCGCATCATTGTGATTGAACAAGGGCGCGTTGTCGCCGATGGGCCAAAACAAGCCGTTTTACAAAAACTTCAAAATACTGGCCAAAGCAAAGGTCAAAGTTCTGGCAAGGGGGCGAGTTAA